The Streptomyces sp. NBC_00224 genome has a window encoding:
- a CDS encoding ribonuclease J: protein MSHPHPELGTPPQLPKNGLRVTPLGGLGEIGRNMTVFEFGGRLLIVDCGVLFPEEEQPGVDLILPDFSSIRDRLDDIEGIVLTHGHEDHIGGVPYLLREKPDIPLIGSKLTLALIEAKLQEHRIRPYTLEVAEGDRERLGPFDCEFIAVNHSIPDALAVAIRTPAGLAVATGDFKMDQLPLDGRLTDLHAFARLSEEGIDLLLSDSTNAEVPGFVPPERDISNVLRTVFANADKRIIVASFASHVHRIQQILDAAHEYGRRVAFVGRSMVRNMGIARDLGYLKVPAGLVVDVKTLDDLPDDEVVLVCTGSQGEPMAALSRMANRDHQIRIVQGDTVILASSLIPGNENAVYRVINGLTRWGANVVHKGNAKVHVSGHASAGELLYFYNICKPKNLMPVHGEWRHLRANAELGALTGVPKNHIVIAEDGVVVDLVDGAAKIVGKVQAGYVYVDGLSVGDVTESSLKDRRILGDEGIISVFVVVDASSGKIVSGPTIQARGSGIEDSAFTPALSKVEEALNKSAQDGVVEPHQLQQLIRRSVGKWVSDTYRRRPMILPVVVEV from the coding sequence TTGAGTCATCCGCATCCCGAGCTCGGCACCCCGCCGCAGCTTCCCAAGAACGGCCTGCGCGTCACCCCGCTCGGCGGCCTCGGCGAAATCGGCCGGAACATGACGGTCTTCGAGTTCGGCGGCCGCCTGCTCATCGTCGACTGCGGCGTGCTCTTCCCCGAGGAGGAGCAGCCCGGCGTCGACCTGATCCTGCCGGACTTCAGCAGCATCAGGGACCGCCTCGACGACATCGAAGGCATCGTGCTCACGCACGGCCACGAGGACCACATCGGCGGCGTCCCGTACCTGCTCCGCGAGAAGCCGGACATCCCGCTGATCGGCTCCAAGCTGACCCTCGCGCTGATCGAGGCGAAGCTCCAGGAGCACCGCATCCGCCCGTACACGCTGGAGGTCGCCGAGGGCGACCGCGAGCGCCTGGGCCCCTTCGACTGCGAGTTCATCGCGGTCAACCACTCCATCCCGGACGCCCTCGCGGTCGCCATCCGCACCCCCGCGGGCCTGGCCGTCGCCACCGGCGACTTCAAGATGGACCAGCTCCCGCTGGACGGGCGCCTCACGGACCTGCACGCCTTCGCCCGGCTGAGCGAGGAGGGCATCGACCTCCTCCTCTCCGACTCGACGAACGCCGAGGTCCCCGGCTTCGTACCGCCCGAGCGGGACATCTCCAACGTCCTGCGCACGGTGTTCGCCAACGCCGACAAGCGGATCATCGTGGCCAGCTTCGCCAGCCATGTGCACCGCATCCAGCAGATCCTGGACGCCGCCCACGAGTACGGCCGTCGGGTCGCCTTCGTCGGCCGCTCGATGGTCCGCAACATGGGCATCGCGCGCGACCTCGGCTATCTGAAGGTCCCCGCGGGCCTCGTCGTGGACGTCAAGACCCTCGACGACCTGCCGGACGACGAGGTCGTGCTGGTCTGCACCGGTTCGCAGGGCGAGCCCATGGCGGCCCTGTCCCGTATGGCCAACCGAGACCACCAGATCCGGATCGTCCAGGGCGACACCGTGATCCTGGCGTCGTCCCTGATCCCCGGCAACGAGAACGCGGTCTACCGCGTCATCAACGGCCTGACCCGCTGGGGCGCGAACGTCGTCCACAAGGGCAACGCCAAGGTGCACGTCTCGGGCCACGCCTCGGCCGGCGAGCTGCTGTACTTCTACAACATCTGCAAGCCGAAGAACCTGATGCCGGTCCACGGCGAATGGCGCCACCTGCGGGCGAACGCGGAGCTCGGAGCCCTCACCGGCGTCCCGAAGAACCACATCGTCATCGCCGAGGACGGCGTGGTCGTCGACCTGGTCGACGGCGCCGCGAAGATCGTCGGCAAGGTCCAGGCGGGTTACGTGTACGTGGACGGCCTCTCGGTCGGCGACGTCACCGAGTCCTCGCTCAAGGACCGCCGCATCCTCGGGGACGAGGGCATCATCTCGGTCTTCGTGGTCGTCGACGCGTCGAGCGGAAAGATCGTCAGCGGTCCGACGATCCAGGCACGCGGCTCCGGCATCGAGGACTCGGCGTTCACGCCGGCGCTCTCGAAGGTCGAGGAGGCGCTCAACAAGTCCGCCCAGGACGGCGTAGTGGAGCCCCACCAGCTCCAGCAGCTGATCCGCCGCTCGGTCGGCAAGTGGGTCTCGGACACCTACCGTCGCCGCCCGATGATCCTCCCGGTCGTCGTCGAGGTCTGA